In a single window of the Cucumis melo cultivar AY chromosome 11, USDA_Cmelo_AY_1.0, whole genome shotgun sequence genome:
- the LOC103498952 gene encoding uncharacterized protein LOC103498952 produces MTTSRRLADRKVGKFERNITKRGSVPETSVKKGKEYPVGPLLLGFFIFVVIGSSLFQIIRTATGGGMA; encoded by the exons ATG ACAACATCAAGGCGTCTTGCGGACCGAAAGGTGGGGAAGTTTGAGAGGAATATCACAAAGAGGGGGTCTGTTCCAGAGACCTCCGttaagaaggggaaggagtatCCTGTTGGGCCCCTGCTGCTTGGATTCTTCATATTTGTTGTCATCGGATCAT CTCTCTTCCAGATAATCAGGACAGCAACAGGCGGAGGCATGGcttga
- the LOC103498950 gene encoding F-box only protein 6, translated as MEGLAMLRQLIGQLQEFLQFYHSHPPPPPPPPPPPQPPQPLALTLASSHQRWCFKDIDDNSTDDYYGLVLVAGRSDNCKMTETCMLPPLKKPRKERNRGKLLGSAATTEVMEEEIWKDFPEDLFEAVIARLPIATFFRFRAVCQKWNSLLNSESFSFYCAQVPQTIPWFYTITHDMVSSGAIYDPSLKKWHHPSISSQPIKSLVLPVASAGGLVCLLDFSHRNFYVCNPLTQSLKVLPARSVEVWSRVAVGMTLNGSSTNGGYNILCLGCDGEYEIYDSVKNSWIHPGSMPSSIKLPLSLNFRSQAVSIDSTLYFMRSDPEGIVSYNMVTGVWKQFIVPTPLHLTDHTLAEYGGRIMLVGLLTKNAATCVCIWELQKMTLLWKEVDRMPNIWCLEFYGKHVRMNCLGNKGLLMLSLRSRQTNRLVTYDVTSKEWSKVPGVPRGRKRQWITSGTAFYPCPTAVA; from the exons ATGGAAGGCCTGGCCATGCTTAGGCAGCTCATCGGTCAGCTTCAAGAGTTCTTGCAATTCTACCACTCTCATCCTCCTCCACCACCACCGCCGCCACCGCCGCCACAACCGCCGCAGCCACTGGCTCTCACCCTAGCTTCATCTCACCAGAG GTGGTGCTTCAAAGATATTGATGACAACTCTACAGATGATTATTACGGTCTTGTATTGGTGGCTGGTAGATCAGACAATTGTAAGATGACAGAAACTTGCATGCTTCCACCTTTGAAAAAGCCAAGAAAGGAGCGGAACCGAGGAAAATTGTTAGGATCAGCAGCAACAACCGAGGTGATGGAAGAAGAAATCTGGAAAGATTTCCCAGAAGACCTCTTTGAAGCTGTCATTGCTAGACTTCCCATAGCCACATTCTTCCGGTTTCGTGCTGTTTGCCAGAAATGGAACTCACTGCTAAACTCCGAAAGTTTCTCTTTTTACTGTGCGCAAGTCCCACAAACCATCCCTTGGTTCTACACCATTACTCACGACATGGTTAGTTCCGGAGCCATATATGATCCTTCTCTGAAGAAATGGCACCATCCATCCATTTCATCTCAGCCTATTAAATCACTTGTCCTTCCGGTTGCTTCTGCTGGAGGCCTTGTATGCTTGCTTGATTTCAGTCATAGGAACTTCTATGTATGCAATCCTCTGACTCAATCTCTTAAAGTGTTGCCAGCTAGATCGGTTGAAGTGTGGTCTCGTGTTGCAGTAGGGATGACTCTAAATGGGAGTTCGACGAATGGGGGCTACAATATCTTATGCCTTGGCTGTGATGGAGAGTATGAGATTTATGATTCTGTAAAAAACTCATGGATCCACCCCGGTAGCATGCCCTCGAGTATTAAGCTTCCATTATCCCTGAATTTCCGCTCACAAGCTGTCTCCATTGACAGCACACTTTACTTCATGCGTTCGGACCCTGAAGGGATTGTGTCCTACAACATGGTCACTGGGGTTTGGAAGCAGTTTATAGTTCCCACCCCGCTACATCTGACAGACCATACGCTTGCAGAGTACGGAGGACGGATCATGCTCGTGGGGTTGTTGACGAAAAACGCAGCCACATGCGTGTGCATATGGGAGCTGCAGAAGATGACTCTCTTATGGAAGGAGGTTGACAGAATGCCAAACATATGGTGCTTGGAGTTTTATGGAAAGCACGTTAGAATGAATTGCTTGGGAAACAAGGGGTTGCTCATGCTATCCTTGAGATCGAGGCAAACAAACAGATTGGTTACGTACGACGTGACGAGCAAGGAATGGTCGAAAGTTCCTGGGGTGCCTCGTGGGAGGAAGCGACAATGGATAACATCAGGCACTGCATTTTACCCTTGCCCGACTGCAGTCGCTTGA
- the LOC103498948 gene encoding uncharacterized protein LOC103498948, whose product MIGVGKIKQYSNVLERPLSKGKQEVSLSAFAFLFSELVQYNQTQVDNIAELERRLEDAGYAVGARVLELFCHREKGNRRETRLLGILSFVHSTIWKVLFGKVADSLEKGTEHEDEYMISEKELLVNRFISIPKDMGAFNCGAFVAGIVRGVLDNAGFPAVVTAHFVPVEGQQRPRTTILIKFAEEVLAREARLG is encoded by the exons ATGATTGGAGTTGGGAAGATCAAGCAATATTCTAATGTCCTCGAAAGACCTCTCAGCAAGGGAAAACAGGAG GTGAGCTTGAGTGCTTTTGCATTCTTGTTCTCCGAACTTGTGCAATACAATCAGACTCAAGTTGACAATATTGCTGAGTTAGAACGAAG GTTGGAAGATGCGGGCTATGCAGTTGGTGCTCGAGTATTGGAACTTTTTTGTCACCGAGAGAAG GGAAATAGACGGGAGACACGATTATTAGGCATTCTCTCATTTGTACACAGCACAATTTGGAAGGTTTTGTTTGGAAAG GTTGCTGACTCACTTGAGAAAGGCACTGAACATGAAGATGAGTACATGATCAGTGAAAAGGAGCTGCTTGTGAATAG atttatttcaattccAAAAGACATGGGTGCGTTTAACTGCGGAGCTTTTGTTGCTGGCATAGTCAGA GGTGTGCTGGACAATGCTGGATTTCCCGCTGTTGTAACGGCACATTTTGTTCCGGTGGAGGGCCAACAGCGACCACGGACGACTATTTTGATTAAATTTGCAGAAGAG GTATTAGCAAGAGAAGCAAGATTAGGTTGA
- the LOC103498953 gene encoding protein IQ-DOMAIN 13-like gives MGKKGSWIAAIKRAFTPNSKEKLGNEFEKRKKKEKNKGVGKLRNGESNSFIPLFREPSSVEKIFLDFEREQQRVTFRPSSPPTPPFVTPRNGASPRISSARRPSPPVSPPRTASPTFINRPEGFRFRPEPTLRNHHALATKIQAAYRGYVARRSFRALKGLVRLQGVVRGQNVKRQTMNAMKQMQLLVRVQSQIQSRRIQMLETQSLHHGPNHKDIDTAFIQASEAGGNQEDWDDSLLTREEIEARLQRKAEAIVKRERAMAYAYSHQLWKASPNSAQTAMADIRGTSAFPWWWNWLERQLPSSSTNNNNNNNNNISNSEPQTLKNFLLAPQTPQQNQTTTTTPTNNKNSNIIDHHHHHQQPITLTPKSTKSAILITTPKPSRLSPNMFRTPPPGTSRSFSRARGIDHSSPFFDVRIKDDESLTSCPPFSVPHYMAPTVSAKAKLRGCSTPTPITNNQSKTRISFPFKWNNKPNLLFSNNSSNKDSSPNINSQRGLDYNNNNNNNHNNQSVGNLSVDSSTSLPAGIGRKPFNRFV, from the exons ATGGGTAAAAAGGGGAGTTGGATTGCTGCTATAAAGAGGGCTTTTACACCCAACTCCAAGGAAAAGCTTGGAAAT GAATttgagaaaaggaagaagaaagaaaagaacaaagGAGTTGGAAAATTAAGAAATGGAGAGTCCAATTCCTTCATTCCTCTATTTAGGGAGCCAAGTAGTGTTGAGAAGATTTTCTTGGATTTTGAGAGAGAGCAACAAAGAGTAACATTTAGGCCTTCTTCACCACCAACACCTCCCTTTGTTACTCCTAGAAATGGCGCTTCTCCTAGAATCTCTTCCGCTCGACGACCCTCTCCGCCCGTCTCTCCTCCTAGAACTGCCTCTCCAACGTTCATAAATCGACCTGAGGGGTTTCGCTTTCGACCCGAACCAACTCTTCGGAACCACCATGCATTAGCAACTAAAATTCAAGCTGCATACAGAGGTTATGTG GCAAGGAGGAGCTTTAGAGCATTGAAGGGGTTGGTGAGACTTCAAGGAGTGGTAAGAGGGCAAAATGTGAAGAGACAAACAATGAATGCAATGAAGCAAATGCAGCTTTTGGTTAGGGTTCAATCTCAAATTCAGTCAAGAAGGATTCAAATGCTTGAAACTCAGTCTCTTCATCATGGCCCTAACCACAAGGACATTGACACTGCCTTCATTCAAGCT TCAGAGGCAGGAGGTAACCAAGAAGATTGGGATGATAGTTTGCTAACAAGAGAAGAAATAGAGGCAAGATTGCAAAGAAAAGCTGAGGCTATTGTCAAAAGAGAGAGAGCTATGGCTTATGCATATTCTCATCAG TTATGGAAGGCAAGTCCAAACTCAGCTCAAACAGCAATGGCAGATATCAGAGGAACTTCAGCATTTCCATGGTGGTGGAATTGGTTAGAGCGCCAGTTACCTTCTTCTtctactaataataataacaacaacaataataatatttccAATTCTGAACCTCAAACTCTCAAAAATTTTCTTCTAGCCCCTCAAACTCCACAACAAAACCAAACCACCACCACCACCCCAACTAATAACAAAAACAGCAACATTAttgatcatcatcatcatcatcaacaaccAATTACTCTCACCCCCAAATCCACAAAATCAGCCATCCTGATCACCACACCCAAACCGTCCCGACTCTCCCCGAACATGTTCCGAACCCCGCCACCGGGAACCTCGAGGTCGTTCTCAAGGGCAAGAGGTATTGATCATTCTTCACCATTTTTTGACGTGAGAATTAAAGATGATGAAAGCCTTACTAGTTGCCCTCCTTTCTCAGTCCCACATTATATGGCTCCAACAGTTTCTGCCAAAGCCAAATTAAGAGGATGTTCAACACCTACACCTATTACTAATAATCAATCAAAAACAagaatttcttttcctttcaaatGGAATAATAAACCCAATTTGTTGTTCTCAAATAATTCTTCAAACAAAGACTCATCACCAAATATTAACTCTCAAAGGGGTTtggattataataataataataataataatcataataatcaaTCTGTGGGGAATTTGAGTGTGGATTCTTCGACTTCATTGCCTGCTGGAATTGGAAGAAAGCCATTTAATAGATTTGTGtga
- the LOC103498947 gene encoding uncharacterized protein LOC103498947 has protein sequence MSQQRQFHNINSSNNSSSLSLGGQYNDTTFTKIFVGGLAWETQRHTMRRYFEQFGEILEAVVITDKNTGRSKGYGFVTFKDPDAAIRACQNPSPVIDGRRANCNLASLGAHKPHPPTPQHGVGGRFRGASGIVTPPAYHVSSSSYIHQPTSQYSFPLSGYGFAGYSQDRIYPLNYYGVYGGQQFSPYYSANGLSGPAGMFQNLYPYYAQSSQGYGFGIQYPHLMQYPYLPQQHGSTGILSLPGSNALGTTTSGTTATSTTAVGSGASQASSAVASEPNSSELISTG, from the exons ATGTCTCAACAGAGGCAATTTCATAACATTAACAGCAGCAATAATAGCAGCAGCCTTAGCCTTGGAGGTCAATACAATGATACCACTTTCACCAAAATTTTTGTTGGAGGTTTGGCTTGGGAGACTCAAAGACATACCATGAGAAGGTATTTTGAACAATTTGGTGAAATCTTGGAAGCTGTTGTAATTACTGATAAAAACACTGGCAGATCCAAGGGTTATGGCTTT gtAACCTTTAAAGATCCTGATGCTGCCATTAGAGCCTGTCAAAACCCTTCTCCTGTTATTGATGGAAGAAGGGCTAACTGTAATCTTGCTTCTCTTGGTGCTCATAAGCCTCATCCTCCCACTCCTCAACATG GTGTTGGTGGAAGATTTAGAGGTGCATCTGGGATTGTGACACCTCCTGCTTATCATGTTTCTTCATCATCTTATATTCATCAACCCACTAGTCAATACTCATTCCCTCTTTCAGGATATGG GTTTGCTGGATATTCACAAGACAGAATTTATCCATTG AACTATTACGGTGTTTACGGGGGCCAACAGTTTTCTCCTTATTACTCTGCCAATGGGCTTTCAGGACCGGCTGGAATGTTTCAAAATCTCTATCCATATTACGCTCAAAGTAGCCAGGGGTACGGGTTTGGAATACAATATCCACACTTGATGCAGTACCCATATCTTCCTCAGCAGCACGGTTCGACTGGTATCCTATCACTTCCTGGCTCGAACGCATTAGGAACGACAACTTCAG GTACAACAGCAACATCGACAACAGCGGTTGGATCGGGGGCTTCACAAGCTTCATCTGCAGTAGCATCTGAACCAAATTCATCTGAGTTAATTTCAACTGGATGA